The nucleotide sequence AAATCAATATTTTTTCTACCGGATCaaatttttctataaaaattaaactcagaaaagattaattaatttaattttcgaccaaattaattaaaattttaaaaccttgttcaattttaattttaaaaaatctaaattttatttatttatttatattttttaaaaaataattaaattaatatttatattcCATTTAGTCAGtttaaaactgaaattaaatctaattaactgtaaatcaaattaaattaaaaaatattaaaaactaaattaattgaactaaatttttaaatttaatcattCGGTTGGGTTTATTAAGTTCGGATAATTTGATTTTACCGAATTTTCAAACCCGTTTGACTTTTCctttaattttaaatgaattattcttaattgaaaaatatatatttttaactaaaattataATTTGTTTGGCGAaaccaaatataataaatctaaaaatatagaaaaatacaATGTGATTTAACCTAATCAGCTAGGCGTTTAGGTTTTTAGGGTTTTTGTTCTTCGCCGCCTAACGCCGCCGCCTTCGCCGACGAACGCCGCCTCCGCCGCTGGCTCATCGTTCATTTTCACTTTTCTGTGAGAGATGTTGAAGCGGAACACAAGGCTGAGAATGGAGTACCTCTACAGAAAGAGCTTGGAAGGGAAGGAACGCGAGTACTACGAGAAGAAGCGGAAGATCCGAGAAGCCCTCGAAGGTGTCTGTATTTATCCTTCCTCGTAGAATTTAAATAATCCCttcgtgttttttttttctaatccgGAGGATTTTGTTCCATGACAGAGGGGAAGCCTATTCCTACCGAGCTGAGGAATGAAGAGGCTGCGCTCCGCCAAGAGATCGACCTCGAGGATGAATACACTGCAGGTTCTGCTCTTCCGGCGTCTATCGATATTGTCTTGGTCAGAATCACTAAGTTTATGGTAATTGAAAGCTCtcgcttttctttttctttcttttttttcttgtaGTTCAAAAAACACATATAGACGATGAGTATGCCACCGCATCAGAAAAGGATCCAAAGATTTTGTTGACTACATCTCGTGAGCCAAGCCAGCGTCTTGGTCAGTTTGTAAAAGTGTGTTTCTGTACCCTCCCAATAGTCATATTTCAGCTGGTGCTGTTTCGTAGAAGCATCAAAGCTCTGTCCGTAAGTTTGACGTGATTATGTTATTCATTTAGGAATTAAAATTGGTGTTTCCCAACGCAGCAAGAATGAACCGTGGTAGTCAGGTATGCTCCTCAATTCTTCTCTAAGTATAAAATTGAGGCATGCACTTATAAGTGTCATTGTATTTAGTTATTGCTTTTTACAAATTAACTCATTTATTTTGCCATACTTGTTGGCATTTTGTTAGTGGGATGAAATTTATTAACGCTAAGGACATGGGAATCCATTGCATAGCATGGTCATCCTCATTTTTATGATTTGAAccttgtttaaaaaaataaacttcaTAGTgccatttttataaaaaaaatctatattgtTAGAGATTTGTATCTATTTGTTGGATGTTTTTATAGATATTTTCTTGTTGTCAACTGACACAGTTATACATTGTTCTGTAGGTGATCTCAGAAATTATTGAGTTTTGCCGAGCGCATGAATATACAGATGTTATTTTTGTGCATGAGCATCGTGGTGAGCCTGATAATTTGGTCATTTGCCACTTGCCATTTGGTCCAACTGCATTCTTTGAGTTGCTGAATGTGGTATGTAGAAGTAAATTTTGTATCTTGCACAGTTTGTACATTTTTTAAACATCTGTACATTTCCTTGTCTGTAGGTGACCAGGCAtgatatcaaagacaaaaaagcAATGGGGACAATGTCTGAGGCTTATCCTCACCTGATTCTGGACAATTTTTCAAGCAAAGTATGCCCTTAATctatcttctttctttttttggaAGGTTGAATTTTATTGGCTAATTTTATGCTTATTGCTAGTATAGATTATATTGGTTTATAAAGCTACCCTGAAGATGAAACTGTCACTGAAATAGAAAAACCTCAAACCATTCGACAATTGACATGCTAACCTTGCGTGCTCATATTGTTAGCAGTGATTTGTGCTTTTAGATGATTTAGACTTCATACAAATTCATTTTAGTAGCATTGGTTTGAAGAGTGGGAAAGGATGAGCCTTGGACATATTGGGAGAGCTATTAGTGAAAAGACTGTTCATTAATATGTTGTTTCATTGAAAATTTTGTGGAGATGGATATTTTGTTCAGTGCACATTTGTATTGCTTTATCTTTCTTTAACTTTCTGCATTGGCATAAATACTCTTTTTTCCTTAGACTTGTTTTGCTTCATTGTGAATAACTACAGCTTGGTCAAAGGACTGCAAACATCCTTAAACATCTCTTTCCTGTGCCTAAACCTGAAACTAAACGAATAATCACATTTGCCAACAAGTCTGATTACATCTCATTCAGGTACTCCTTGGCCTTCACAATTTATTCTTTGATTTTCATTATCTGACTCTAGTTTAGGCTTTTTACTCATACCCTACTTTCTGATGTTTAGACATAAAACTTTTATGTGTAGATAAAGGGATATCTATCATGCAGTGGTTTTCGAGTGAACTCTACAATCTGTATAAATCTATAGTTGAACAGTAATTctttctctttttgatgtatTTAATGAATGGATTTCACATAGTGTGTTAGAATTGTTACTCCAAGAGTTGATAAAATAATAGCAATTAGTTGTAGCTCCTATACATTCTTGTCAAAATTGGTATTGGAATTGAACGAAAAAAACTTTAAAGTAGGTTATTTCAAATTGGTAGGATTGATGAAATTAGAATCATTTAGAAATAACAAAATAATAGTTTCATATGTTAGATACTAAACTATATATAAAAGTTTTTTTATCCTGGGCGCCTAGCGTGGGCGATGCTTATAGCATTGTTCAcggtgatttttattatttttaagctCTCGGTTATGCCAATAAGATTTTGCTTTTATGATTTAGgggttgagttatagtattaagcaaacaaaaaattcaaatcgaaaaaaaaaatttaggtgctCGTGGGGTGTGGAAGGTAAGATATGCAGTATAAcatttctttctctctctctctctctctctctctctctctctctatatatatatatatatatatatataagcgtgATATGTTGCTTACCATACGCCGTGAGTTCGTCCGCGCCACAAGCTCctgattcaattttttttttaaatcaacattTCCTTAAAGATGAGCACTATACCTGTGagcatctaaaatttttttatcttgaacactataatccaagagaaaaacctgaaccctagagggaaaatcttattagtttaaactcattataaccgcactcctaaatcctaaaatcttaaaccctaaatacatataatctatcctgagcatctaaaatttttaattttgaacactATAACCCAACTACCCAAGAGAGAAGCCTGAACTCTAGAGGGAAAATCTTATCGGCCCAAATCCATTATAACCCAACTCTTAAATCCTAAAATTGtgaaccctaaatacatataacatatcccaaaacaaaaaaaaagacaaaaaacTTACTGAATgaatccaggtgcctggaccatgTCACGCATGGGCGCCTTGATCAATTCCAGGCGCCCTGAGTAAAGTCCGAACGAATCCGCAACAAAAGGTCCGTAACATATCAAATCTCTCTCTATATATGTGTGTGCCTGCGCGCGTGCGCGCAAATACTATTGTTAGAGTAGTAATACAAAAATATATTATGACAATATAGTAATGGTATATGATATCATTTTCAagttaataatattatattattgtttGTTAATAAAAGCATAGGTTAGAAATATTAGGTAATAATAGATCATTAATATAAATgcaatgtttaataattaataaatcatatCTATTAATATCAAATCAATCAATATTAAAAATGTATTATAACAAAAGTACAATAAAAATGTGTTAATAGCAATCATTAAAATCATcttaaatatttcattttatagAGATTTAGATGTGATGTAAATCACATCTAAATCAAAATTTGTTCAAATCAACATTAATTTCTCTCAATCAACTGTGTGTCAGGGAGAGACAAGACTCTCAGTCTAGATTACAATATTGTAATATTGTAACAATCTTGAgtggacacaagcttgaaaattttaagttagaatttaagaCACTTGACACAATCTGTGTGTTTGCTAGAATTCATGATGGGTCAGCAAACTATTTGctaaatccttgaattttctgTTGATTCAACCAAATTCTAATCTATTTCATCCTTTTTGGCTTTCAATTTGGCCAAATTTTAATTCTTTACATCCATTTTCTTATGGAATCTAAAGTCATTTTGGGTATTTTCCATGAAGCTTGAGTTTTGGTCTAGTACATGGTAAAATAGGCAAAGGATCATATGGATTGTGTAAGGCATAAGGTGTATTTCAACGACTAAAGAAAATATTAGTTAAATgcaattaaaaattctttaatataTTCCAAAAATACTTGTAATATAATCTTCCATAGAGCTTTATGGAAGGATAAAGTTTGGACAATTACAGTTTGATGATGAATATTGTTTTGAATGATAACTCCATAGCCAATATCAGTATTTTCTATggttaaaaataaagattttttataaaaatatatggcATTCCTCCTTTTTTCAATTGCCACTAGTATAGCTTTGTATACAGTTCAAAGGATTCACGTAGCTGATCTGAAATACTTGATTGTTCTGAATTATAACGCTGGCAATCCCAGTTATTCGATGTTTAAAACTACACAATTTTGATCAAATATGAGATTCCTCTTATTTCAATTACGATATGCGTTATGggatttttctttcttttgggaTATAGGTTTGTGAAATACTTATCTGCAAATCACACACTCTGATCAGCATGTTTGGATATCTGCCTTGTAATTTCTGTCCTGTATTCTTAAACTCGATACACTTCAGATAGTGATTGAGTTGCTCGATCAACTTCTAATATGTATATACATTCTTTTCTTTCAGCCTGTtgtttcattaattatcatttgaTATTTTGAAGTCAATTGAGCAAAGATGTTTCATTGATCAACAACCTATGCCATTTAAAGGAGATGTATATGTTACTGCTAGAGTCCCGATCTGCACTATCGGATGATTGACTGTTTCTTTTTCTGAACCAGGCATCATGTGTATGAGAAACACGGTGGCCCTAAATCGGTCGAACTAAAGGAGGTGGGTCCTCGATTTGAATTACGGCTTTATCAGGTAGTATTTTCCCCCCTCGGTTCAATCTTGTTCAGGTctcctatttccaaagcataaTGTTAGTTCAATGAGTTCTTGGCCGCCAACTGATGACGCtctcttttattttataaaactaCTTCCCTACAGATAATTCTTGGGACGGTCGATCAACAAAATGAAGCTCAGAAAGAATGGGTCCTCAGGCCGTATATGAACACTGCTAAGAAGCAAAATGTTCTTGGAGCTTGAAGTCATAACACTGAAATCTACGTATCCTGtttcacttcatcttcttcaaacaACACCAGAGCTTCATTAACTGTTATAACCTGAATCCGTCAGTATAGTATCTGAGTGTATTATCAGttccattttacttttctaattttatatttttagtatGCAGGCTGTGGATTACACGTTACATTTGGAAAAGAAATGATCAACTAAAATCTACaatcatttttttaataatccGGTTCTTGTGATCCTGATTAATTTTGAAGGAGATCAATTTTGTtttattaaagtttttcaaatcaTCAAGATCTTGATTGACAAGGGCCAGTGATTATTTATTCGGAGTGGTTACCGTTTTTAGGTTTGTAGAGGAATATATTTTCTTGTGGATCGTATGTAGGATTTGAATCTTAAATGCTAGATAACAGTTGGAGTgtcagataatttttttttaattctatggaattttttttttttggtcatcaacataaattgaaaaatatttatgaatgtCTATTCATATGGTTAATATTTTTAGATTTGCTTTCTAAGGAGGGAAAATGCCTTGAAATGTATAGTAgttgagattttaattttagattcttTGATTATTCGTTAGAGGACTTAATTATTGTCTCACTTATAAATATTGTTTCATtgttaggggtgtaatcgaatCGAGTCAATTTGAACTTTAAGAGGTTTGAGCTCGGGTTTGGTTCATTATCCTTAAGTTCGAGTTTAATTCGAATTTTAATTCttaagttcgagctcggctcataataaaattaaatagttaGAGTTtcgtttaaaattttttaattatttgtgaGAGTACTTAGCTATTGTCTCACTTATAAAGGTTGCTTCATTGTTAGGGGTGTAATTGAACTGAGTTAAGTCAAACAGTAAGAGGCTTGAGTTTCGGCGCGGTTTGTTATCCATAGGCTCGAGCTCAAGTTGAGTGGAGCTTTAGTTCTTAAGTTTGTGCTTGgctcataataaaattaaatagtttgagctagatttgaaaaaaatttatttaaaaattaaacaagcTTAGTTCGAGTTCGTATATATATAATAAGGTAAATGAAtctcttaacgaacatgttcgtaAACTTATTAATGAACATGTTCGTATACTTCTTAATGAATACGTTTACGAATTAACGAATCAAATATTGttatgtttgagtttggctcaatAATATTTTCGAATTTGAAATTAAGCTCAGctcattaatttaattgaacgaATTATTTTTCCAATCAATATCCGAATAGTTTGTAAGTGACTTAGCTCCTTTACTGAATCATTGTTTGCCGAGTCTTAATTTGTATGGGATGTTTCATGCTGCACGACCGGATGATTCAGCCCATCTACATTTAAATTTTTtcacttgtttttttttaacaaacGGTGGGTTAGCAAAACATTAGTCAAATCAAAATAATCTATCCACTCAAATTAATTtaggaatttaatttgatttatttgaaagtttgagttttttttataaaaacattAGTTATTTTGGTTAAATTAGTTTGGttgttgattttaaattttgtaaatccattaaattgatttttacaaaataataaagatattaaaagtatttattttatttttaaaaaaatcaatttagtttatcgaattaattgattttaataataaaaatttgattgatCTATTAAGTTTTAAATAGTTGGAGTCGTTTGGTGCTAACCGATTGAATATGGCGGTATCATCCACGCTAACAAGTGGTTAGATATTGATTGAGACAAACTAATTaaatactgtaacacccactgaAATAAACGCACTTGTTATCTCCATAAACATTGCCCATAAGAAAACACAAACGGGAACCATGTTCACTTTCATTGACCTAACACTTTCACAAACTTAAACTTTATCAAAAGAAAGATGAGATAAAGattgttttttaaagaaaaaggtgTGTTGTTGTCAAGAGAATAATATCCGATGGATAGGGAATTAAACTTGTTCTAGGACACGAAAACATATCCAATTTGCcaaacttctttttttttatacCCTAAATATGCAAATAATTGAGAGCAATCAATAGAGCATCTGTTCTTATATTTTTAACGGATCAAATTCATCTTCACAAAATGTGCTTTTTTAAAAAACGCTTGATGcgcatttttaattttaaggccCACAAAGAGGCCCATTTGAGCCCATGATCCGGGAGCGGAGAACCGCTACTTGGTCTGTGTCCGTGGAGCGAAGCGGAAGCGCTATATCCTCTATATTATGCTCatatttccttctcgtccgcatcGATCCGATTCCTCTCCGCTCTCGTctccactctctctctctctctcactcatcACCATGGGGGTGTTCACGGTGACACGAAAAGAAACCACCCCTTTCGACGGACAAAAGCCCGGCACTTCCGGACTCAGGAAGAAGGTGTGTAGTCGATCGATCTTCTTTTCGTTCCTCCTCTGCAGATCTGGTTCTGGTGGTTGTTATCGCACAGAACTGCGATTAGCTTGTTTCTATCTGCATGTTCTTGgattgctttttttttttcttcatatttttttagCTTGTAGTGGTCTAGACTTTGGATCGTTCGTGCAGTTTGCGACTTCGTTGGATCGTGGTGATCTTGTTTTGATGGCGATAGTGAGAATTTTCCTTTTTGATTCAGGTTCTAGTTAGCATCTGAGTTGTTGATTTGTGTGGTTTCGTCTTTGGTCTCTAATTCACCGTAGCTTTGATGATCTAAAGTGATTGGTCGCTTGGCTTGttcgttgaatttttttttcttctccttttccgTTATTGCGAGTGGGTTACGTAGCTTCTGATTATGTTCAGGTCAATGTCGTAGGCTCGTGATATGGTTTTGGTTTCTGATTCAGATCAATGCCATAGACTCTTGTATATGCTATTATTTTTACTTGGATCTACCTGTTCTTGGATTTGCTATGCCTATTTTGACTAGATGAACTTTCAGCATATTCGTATTATATAAGTTTCTCCAGATCGTGGAAGATCTTGTTCGGCTTTGGTTTCCGAATATGACGTGGATCAATGGCGAGGCCATGGATTTTGCATCGATCTTATTGTTCTtggattctctctctctctcgcccccccccccctttgtctttttggtttcttttcttctttcgtGAGTTATATTGCAGTCGTTTTGTGTGTGTTACGCACTAATCAATCTAGTAGCTCTTATTGTCTGGTCGGAGTTTGGAGAGTGTTTGAGAAAGGATACTATTTTGCAGTTGCTGTGTAAGGTTGTTATGGAGATCAGTACTAATTACTTTCTATAAAGTGTGATTTCATGCCTAACTTATCTTCCAGCATTTGCAACTCTCTTTCCATTTTTTTCCTAcattaagaaaaaaatagaagTTGAAGTCACCCTATAATCATAGCATAACAACTGTCTTATTTATCATACAAATATATGCTTATAATTCTGATCGTCATGTTAGATGCCATTGAATTGTCCAATgtggttgttatttttttttcctgcATCTGCTATATTTTTTAGCTCAAAGGTTGATGATCCTTGTGCTTTGGAGCTCTGGTCTTGATCATTTACTAGGCAGATATATAGTTAACACAAAGTGTGTTTTCTGTAAAAGTGGCATAACAGCTTTCTAGGATAGCAAAAAAGGAACATTATGTTATAATgacaaactaaattaaaaaaaaaaatcaaagttattATACAAAATTTGAGTGAGTTCAATATTGTTAAAATTCATAATTCTTTGAGCAGAATGTCAGGGATATGAGTGCTATTGGTCTCCATAAATTGTCTCCTGTTTGTCCAATAAATGAGACCATTAGGATTTCTGATGGAACATGATATACTTTCTGAAGTAAATTATTCTTAACCTGTATACTCTGACTCGCTTACAGGTGACAGTTTTTAAGCAGCCACATTACCTTCACAACTTTGTTCAATCGACTTTTAATGCCCTTCCTGCAGATAAAGTCAAGGgtacatttttttttacttatctcTTGCTTAATTGTTGCTCCAGTAGTAAGTCCTGAACAATTTTAATGTAATTTGTTAGTGTAAGATGGTGCTAGTTTGCTTACTTTATTCATTTACACCCCCTTTAGATTCTAGCTTTTAGTTCAAAATTGCTATTCTGGATGTTTACTCTCTATCATTTATATTGTACTAAAAGAATGTAAGAAAGCTTACTATTCAGATTTGGGTTTACACAAAGCTTAATGGATGGAAAAGATCCATGTAGCTAACCCTTGGCCATTGGAATTCAAAGCTTGTTATTGTTGTAACATGAAATTGAGTATTGACTGATAATTTCATATTGGACAGATAATCTAAACTGTTTTCCTTGGGTTAATTTGGACTTTTCAATACAAATTAAcatacaaaataaatttaaaggtgGAGTCCTGGATGGGAGCCATAATAACATGgacaaaaattataatattaacagCTCACTTCAGTATCATGCTCTACTACATTATGCAACAATTTGCACAGATTAATTGTGGCTTTCTGAGGAGGTAGCGTCATTTTCTCCTTCCCATAAACATAATTCATTGAAACTGCTTGTAGGGTGTGCGTGGTTTACAACAGATCTACATGGTACAATATGGCCAGTAAATACACTTTTTGCTTTGGGGCATGAAAGAAACCTCTTAGCATTAGTCTATGCCTCCATGACAATAAAGTGATTTACTTAATTTCCAAGATAATCTTCCACATGCACTGATATTACATTGATGAATATTGCTTTAATTGACCAGAGATTTCCAAAAAGTTCCTCAAACGCAGACTTGGATACATTGATTTTGACTGTTTAATTAAACCTGAAGAGCcataaaccaacccaacttatgTTAGGAAATGGATAAATACATGTTTAGCAATGGAAAAAATAACTTGATCCccaaaaaatatgaatctaactctgagtatttttatctatttggtataCCCAAAACATGAGActaattcaacaaaaaaaaatttaagatttgTTGAGATCCTTAGCCAAGTCTATCCAAGTTGGGCCTCATGTTTAAAATGTATGACTCAGTTCAATGGATTGAATTGGGTTACTTGTTGATACCCTTGTATATAACCCTAAGCTTCAGCAGGagtacttttcttttgtttttcccccttatatatatatttattattattattattattattattattattattattattattattattattattttgcctAATAGTAGCTTTTGTCTGCTTAATATAATAAAAACTGATTATCTCTCCACCTTTCTCTAAAATGAAATTGAAATTATGCCCAGGAGACGCTAAAGAAAAGCTTCCAAGTGTTTCTGTGGACTCTGTTCCTATCTCATCCTTTTTGGATGCTCCATTTAGTCATTACTTTTAAACAACAATTACTTAAGCTTGAAAATTATATAGTGAATAATTCTTTCTGTATTATAGTTTAACGTACTATGTTGGTGCAGGGGCTACTATTGTTGTTTCAGGGGATGGCCGTTATTTCTCAAAGGATGCTGTTCAGGTACTCTTTTATACATAAATACATTTTCTTGCACGTAGCATGTTTCATAAATTTTTACTCTGTTCTTTGATATATGTTTTGTAGTTGCTAAATACATTTTAAAATTGAACAACTAATCAACTTTTATAGTATGGATTTCATATCTTTTGATAATTAATTCTGATGGGCTGTTTCAATTAGGAAAATTGGAGTTATTGAGGTTGTTATTTGCAAATGATTTCATGGTAGTTACCAATGTACTATAATTACTATTTGTCCTAACTCCTACAAATTGTATAGCAAGGCTTGTGAGAGAAGATTGCAGGTTTTGATGTGACGGTGGTGAGAACAGTATTTGGCAGTGACTAACTTAGGAGCCAATTTCATGTTTGGATGATATTTCCAACGTTAATTCATGAAACATGTTTTTATCATCTTGATTTAGTTTAGATTTATGGGGGTATACTCTTAAGTActataagggtgtgtttggttcaagttatcatgtataaccttggttatgtgattatcaggtaatcatataactaatgttatagggaataaaacataatctaatgttgtttggtttaacttaggtaatgcaacaaaaatttgtttgtttggaggttttaatgtataacctaatttaatattttactttatTACCCTCGGTTACAAAACCaataatacatattattattattgtttatctttttgaacttctttttgtattttttaaaacttcccccccccccctctctctctctctctctctctctctctatatatatatatatatatatataatattttcaaaaatacaactttattttttaataaaatatcatatatttttatttttttatttagtttttataatttaaaataaaattttcattataaAAATTTTAGGGGTATTTTTATCCCAAAGTTTAAATATCAGAGGATATTTTTGGCAAAATTTTTTTGTTAACACTAGAATCGAGAAAAATCATACTTTTAAAAGGTTTTCTGATTCTGGGTTGCATGCCCTTTTTGCCTATGTGTCAGGAAAGAATCATTACTCGGGAATTACCaattacctaaatcaaatagaGTTTTCGTTGATAACTTTGAATGGataaggttatcaaggataaccttcAACCAAACGCATCCTAAAAGTTTAAAtatgacaataatttttttaaatgatagaaTAGTTAACTCTCCATCTCAATCCCTTAAGGAAGAGGCCGTGGATTGCACAACCTCCTTATGTTCCAAAAAATTATGAAACCCCTTATGTAATAAAGATTCTACATAATCTTCTTCGAATCTGTTGGAGTTATattgattttctttaattctccTTCCTATATTAACTCCTACTTAGGATCCATTTGTTTGCAAACAAATAATTTATTTGTGGAAAATATTTTTCTAGAAGAACTTTTCTATGAAAAtggattatttttttgttatacAACGTGCCACTAAAACCTAAAATCTGTAAATATATATTTTCCTGTGTTTGGTTCTCACTAAAAAATCCTTATCAAGGTTTAGTCGGCAGTTTGGTTCAACCAACAGTTAGACTTGGCAACATGTCTGGCCTACTGAGACCATTTGAACGGGCCAACTCACCTAAACCAACTTACCCACACAAATTGATCAATTATCCAAATAAACTGACTCAATCGACTCGACCAACTTGACCCATCGGACTAATCAATTAGACAATCTGACTCGACTACCCTCCTGCCCCCTCCCCCTGAATCAACTAGCCCTTTTATTCCACTCGCTTTTCTAGCCTACTCAGATTGTCCAACCACTAATACGGCCTAGCCCAGTCAGATTTCTGGCCCACTTGGAGTTATTGAACTACCCATCCTTTTCGGCTTGTCAAGATGAATCAGCCTTCTCAAATCGATCAGAGCAcataaacaagataaaatttggaGAACAAGGAGTTTATTAATAAAGCAAATTGATTGATTTCCATTGTTTCTAAGGGCATTCATCCTCCTTTAAAGAATGtccatcattaaaaaaaaaatctgttttcTTTCACAAAATCTAGCC is from Zingiber officinale cultivar Zhangliang chromosome 7B, Zo_v1.1, whole genome shotgun sequence and encodes:
- the LOC122006524 gene encoding U3 small nucleolar ribonucleoprotein protein IMP4-like translates to MLKRNTRLRMEYLYRKSLEGKEREYYEKKRKIREALEEGKPIPTELRNEEAALRQEIDLEDEYTAVQKTHIDDEYATASEKDPKILLTTSREPSQRLGQFVKELKLVFPNAARMNRGSQVISEIIEFCRAHEYTDVIFVHEHRGEPDNLVICHLPFGPTAFFELLNVVTRHDIKDKKAMGTMSEAYPHLILDNFSSKLGQRTANILKHLFPVPKPETKRIITFANKSDYISFRHHVYEKHGGPKSVELKEVGPRFELRLYQIILGTVDQQNEAQKEWVLRPYMNTAKKQNVLGA